The sequence CCACTTCGTGACCGGCGTGGGCACCGGCGGCACCATCTCCGGCATCGGCCGGTACCTCAAGGAGGCCTCCGAGGGTCGGGTGCGCGTCGTGGGGGCCGACCCGGAGGGCTCGGTCTACTCCGGTGGCACCGGCCGGCCGTACCTGGTGGAGGGCGTCGGCGAGGACTTCTGGCCGGAGACGTACGACAGGGGTGTCGCCGACGAGATCGTGGAGGTCTCCGACAAGGCGTCCTTCGAGATGACCCGGCGACTGGCCCGCGAGGAGGGGCTGCTGGTCGGCGGCTCCTGCGGTATGGCGGTGGTGGCCGCACTGGAGGTCGCCCGCCGGGCCGGCCCGGACGACGTGGTGGTGGTGCTGCTGCCCGACGGTGGTCGTGGCTACCTCTCCAAGATCTTCAACGACTCGTGGATGGCCCGGTACGGCTTCCTCGACAACTCCGGCGCCGAGCCGACGGTGGCCGACGCGCTGGCCAGCAAGCCGGGCGGGCTGCCCGAGCTGGTGCACGTGCACCCGACCGAGACCGTCCGCGACGCGATCGACTACATGCGCGAGTACGGCGTCTCGCAGCTGCCGGTGCTCAAGGCCGAGCCGCCCGTGGTGACCGGTGAGGTCGCCGGCTCGATCGCCGAGCGGGACCTGCTCGACGCGCTGTTCACCGGTCAGGCCCACCTGCACGACACGATCGAGCGGCACATGGGCGACCCTCTGCCGATGATCGGTGGTGGTCAGCCGGTGAGCGAGGCGGTGGGAATGCTGGAGAAGTCCGACGCCGCGCTCGTCCTGGTCGACGGCAAGCCCAAGGGTGTGCTCACCCGCCAGGACCTCCTGTCCCACCTGGGCGCCCACTGAGCCTGCTGGAGGCCTGGTTCAGGCATCCAGCGGACGGGCGTAGCGGAGTTGGGGCGTGAGGGCGGTACCGATGTGCTCCTCACGCTCCGCTCCGGTCGGGGCCCAGCCGCCGCGCTCGTAGAACGAGCGGGCGTGGGCGTTGTCCCGCAGCACCCAGAGCGCGGCGCGTCGCCAGCCCTGCGCCCGCATGGCGTCCAACGCGTCCACCATCAGGGTGCGGCCGACGCCGCGGCCCTGCTCGGCCGGGTCGAGGTGGATCGCGTTGAGCAACCCGGTGGCCGGGTCGTCCTCGTCGTCCGGGCCCAGGTGGCTGAACCCGACCACCGCCCCGGCCCGCTCGGCCACTGTCATCCGGTGGGTGTCCCGCTCCCAGATCCACCGCTCGACCCAGTAACGCCCCATCGCCTCCGGTGTCGGGTCGGCCAGCGCCTCGGCCGGCAGGAAGGAGGAGTACGCGGCGACCCGGGAGCGCTGGTGCAGGGCACCCACCGCCGTCAGGTCGCCTTCGGTCGCGGGGCGGAGCGTGACGGTCACCCAGCCGAATCTACCCGGCGTGGCGGAAGCTGCACCGTGGTCAGATCCTCGGCGATGATCAGATCACCGTCAAAGTGCGCCCGCGCCTCGTCGTGGAACCGGCGCGGGTCGGGGTAGCGCTGGGAGAAGTGGGTGAGCACGAGGCGGCGTACCCCGGACTCGGTCGCCACCCGGGCGGCCTGCGCCGCCGTGAGATGCCCGACCTCGGCGGCGAGCGCGGCCTCCGACTCCAGGAACGTCGACTCGATGACCAGCAGGTCGGCGTGCTCGGCGAGGGCGTACACCCCGTCGCAGAGGCCGGTGTCCATCACGAACGCGAACCGCTGCCCCGGCCGGGGCACGCTCACCTCGGCCCGGGTGACGCGGCGTCCGTCGAGGTCCAGGTGCCCGACGCGGATCAGCTCACCGACGGCCGGCCCGGCGATGCCGTACGCGGCCAGCTTCTCCGGCAGCATCCGGTGCCCGTCCGGCTCGACCAGCCGGTAGCCGTACGTCTCGATGGGGTGCCGGAGCCGGCGTGCCTCCAGCGTGCCGCAGCGCAGGGCGATCCGCTGCCCGTCGGCCTCGATGGGCTCGACCCGCAGCTCGGCCGTCTCGTAGAAGGAGGTGGCGTACCGCAGCCGGGCGAAGTATTCGGCGCCGCCGGCGGGGAAGTGCACGGCGACCGGGTGCGCCACCCGGTCCAGGGAGAGTCGCTGGATGGTGCCGGGCAGACCGAGGCAGTGGTCGCCGTGGAAGTGGGTGACGCAGATCCGGGTCAGGTCGGTGGCGGTGACAGTGGTGTGCAGGAGCTGACGTTGGCTGCCCTCGCCCGGGTCGAAGAGGATCACCTCGTCGTCCCAGCGCAGCACGTACCCGTTGTGGTTGCGCTGACGGGTCGGCGCCTGGCTGGCCGTCCCCAGCACCACCAGCTCGCGCATGGACATCGCCACTCCCGCGGATATGGAGCGACCCCCGGGGCGCTCCGCGCATGTGCGCGGGCCGGCTGGACTTGGCCGGCACCCCGGGGGTCGGGTGGCTGTCGTGGATTCGCCGCACCGCTGCCACACGGTCTCGACGATGGTGCTTCTTGCCCGCCTCGCGGCGAGCCGATCACTGTCGAGGACAGCGGCTAGCTGACAGCCACCTCACGAGTCCGATTGCTATACAAGTCTGGACCACCTCCTTTCACGTGTACGGCCACGTTATCGAGTTCTCGTCGGGCTCGGCAACGGATTTCGATCACAGGGCCGAACGGGAATGCCCGGCCACCTTCCTCAGGCAGCCGGGCATCACGCGGGTTTGGTGTCTGGTGGTCAGCCGCCGACTCGGGCCACGCCGACCGGGCAGCTCAGGCCGTTCGGGCCGTGGTTGCAGTACCCGTTCGGGTTCTTGGTCGGGGCGAGGTACTGCTGGTGGTAGTCCTCGGCGAAGTAGTAGCTGCCGAGCGGGGCGATCTCGGTGGTGATCTCACCCTTGCCGGCCCGCGTCACGATCGGCTGGAACGCGTCCCGGGACGACTCGGCGATGGTCCGCTGCTCGTCGGTGGTCGTGTAGATCGCCGAGCGGTACTGGGTGCCCACGTCGTTGCCCTGGCGCATGCCCTGGGTCGGGTCGTGGTTCTCCCAGAAGACCTTCAGCAGGTCCTCATAGTTGATCTTGCTGGGGTCGTACACCACCTGGACGACCTCGGCGTGCCCGGTCCGGCCGGAGCACGTCTCCTCGTACGTCGGGTTCTTGGTGATGCCACCCGCGTAGCCGGCGGAGGTGGTGTAGACGCCGGGAAGCGTCCAGAACAGCCGCTCGGCACCCCAGAAACAGCCCATGCCAAAGACCGCTACCTGGAGGCCCT comes from Micromonospora vinacea and encodes:
- a CDS encoding cystathionine beta-synthase, which codes for MQYYDNVVDMIGNTPLVRLRNVTKGIQATVLAKVEYVNPGGSVKDRIALRMVEDAEAAGLLKPGGTIVEPTSGNTGVGLALVAQLKGYKCVFVCPDKVSQDKQDVLRAYGAEVVVCPTAVAPEDPRSYYNVSDRLTREIPGAWKPNQYSNPANPRSHYETTGPELWKQTDGQLTHFVTGVGTGGTISGIGRYLKEASEGRVRVVGADPEGSVYSGGTGRPYLVEGVGEDFWPETYDRGVADEIVEVSDKASFEMTRRLAREEGLLVGGSCGMAVVAALEVARRAGPDDVVVVLLPDGGRGYLSKIFNDSWMARYGFLDNSGAEPTVADALASKPGGLPELVHVHPTETVRDAIDYMREYGVSQLPVLKAEPPVVTGEVAGSIAERDLLDALFTGQAHLHDTIERHMGDPLPMIGGGQPVSEAVGMLEKSDAALVLVDGKPKGVLTRQDLLSHLGAH
- a CDS encoding GNAT family N-acetyltransferase; translation: MTVTLRPATEGDLTAVGALHQRSRVAAYSSFLPAEALADPTPEAMGRYWVERWIWERDTHRMTVAERAGAVVGFSHLGPDDEDDPATGLLNAIHLDPAEQGRGVGRTLMVDALDAMRAQGWRRAALWVLRDNAHARSFYERGGWAPTGAEREEHIGTALTPQLRYARPLDA
- a CDS encoding ribonuclease Z; this encodes MSMRELVVLGTASQAPTRQRNHNGYVLRWDDEVILFDPGEGSQRQLLHTTVTATDLTRICVTHFHGDHCLGLPGTIQRLSLDRVAHPVAVHFPAGGAEYFARLRYATSFYETAELRVEPIEADGQRIALRCGTLEARRLRHPIETYGYRLVEPDGHRMLPEKLAAYGIAGPAVGELIRVGHLDLDGRRVTRAEVSVPRPGQRFAFVMDTGLCDGVYALAEHADLLVIESTFLESEAALAAEVGHLTAAQAARVATESGVRRLVLTHFSQRYPDPRRFHDEARAHFDGDLIIAEDLTTVQLPPRRVDSAG
- the msrA gene encoding peptide-methionine (S)-S-oxide reductase MsrA, with protein sequence MFLRRMNADMVSPDQALPGRPIAMPVADRHEVLGTPLKGPFPEGLQVAVFGMGCFWGAERLFWTLPGVYTTSAGYAGGITKNPTYEETCSGRTGHAEVVQVVYDPSKINYEDLLKVFWENHDPTQGMRQGNDVGTQYRSAIYTTTDEQRTIAESSRDAFQPIVTRAGKGEITTEIAPLGSYYFAEDYHQQYLAPTKNPNGYCNHGPNGLSCPVGVARVGG